In a genomic window of Streptomyces katrae:
- a CDS encoding cyclase family protein — protein sequence MTLPPEFHEIAKRVNNWGRWGADDEIGTLNLITEEVVRAAASEIRTGRRVPLALPLKEDGVQAGMIPGRINPLHTMVQINQELFGPGTVACSDDAVTMGLQAATHWDALTHVSHSGRIYNGRPATTITAHTRAQFSGIDKATPIVSRGVLLDVARAKGLDRLPGDHAVTPEDLAEAEEFGGVSVHAGDIVLVRTGQIQAYLAGDKHGYGFPSPGLSVRTPEWFHARDVAAVANDTLTFEIFPPEIENLWLPVHALHLVEMGMHQGQNWNLEPLSTACAEAGRYTFLLSAMPEPFTGGTGTPVAPVAVL from the coding sequence ATGACCCTGCCCCCCGAGTTCCACGAGATCGCCAAGCGCGTCAACAACTGGGGACGCTGGGGAGCCGACGACGAGATCGGCACCCTGAACCTGATCACCGAGGAGGTCGTACGGGCGGCGGCGTCGGAGATCCGCACGGGCCGCCGCGTCCCGCTGGCCCTGCCCCTCAAGGAGGACGGGGTGCAGGCGGGGATGATCCCGGGCCGGATCAACCCCCTCCACACGATGGTCCAGATCAACCAGGAGCTCTTCGGCCCGGGCACGGTGGCCTGCAGCGACGACGCCGTGACGATGGGCCTCCAGGCGGCGACCCACTGGGACGCCCTCACCCACGTCTCCCACTCGGGCCGCATCTACAACGGCCGCCCGGCGACCACGATCACCGCGCACACCCGGGCCCAGTTCAGCGGCATCGACAAGGCCACGCCGATCGTCTCGCGCGGGGTCCTCCTGGACGTGGCCCGCGCCAAGGGCCTGGACCGCCTCCCCGGCGACCACGCGGTCACCCCGGAGGACCTGGCGGAGGCGGAGGAGTTCGGCGGGGTGAGCGTCCACGCGGGCGACATCGTCCTGGTCCGCACGGGCCAGATCCAGGCCTACCTGGCGGGCGACAAACACGGCTACGGCTTCCCGTCCCCGGGCCTGTCCGTCCGCACCCCGGAGTGGTTCCACGCCCGCGACGTGGCGGCCGTCGCGAACGACACCCTGACCTTCGAGATCTTCCCGCCGGAGATCGAGAACCTGTGGCTCCCGGTGCACGCGCTGCACCTCGTGGAGATGGGCATGCACCAGGGCCAGAACTGGAACCTCGAACCACTGTCCACAGCCTGTGCGGAAGCCGGCCGCTACACCTTCCTCCTCTCCGCCATGCCGGAACCCTTCACGGGCGGCACGGGCACACCGGTCGCCCCGGTGGCGGTGCTGTAG
- a CDS encoding ATP-binding protein, which translates to MNTSALRHADEPAPGVGLSYRMVAPSRADTPRIARDWVVSVLRSAGYAGLEERARLCASEVVTNAYRHTDTAEIAVEVALARDRVTVYVSDCAPEHWPQGGGLGVFATCGRGLALVAACADDWAAVAQGDSVKVVWFSLVPG; encoded by the coding sequence ATGAACACGAGCGCTTTACGGCATGCCGACGAGCCCGCCCCCGGGGTCGGGCTCAGCTATCGGATGGTCGCGCCGAGTCGGGCCGATACCCCTCGCATCGCCCGGGACTGGGTGGTGTCCGTGTTGCGGAGTGCCGGGTATGCCGGGCTGGAGGAGCGGGCGCGGCTCTGTGCGTCCGAGGTGGTGACCAACGCCTACCGGCACACCGATACGGCCGAGATTGCCGTCGAGGTCGCCCTGGCTCGGGACCGGGTGACCGTTTACGTCTCCGACTGCGCCCCCGAGCACTGGCCGCAGGGTGGTGGGCTCGGGGTGTTCGCCACCTGTGGGCGGGGGTTGGCGCTCGTGGCCGCCTGTGCCGATGACTGGGCGGCGGTGGCGCAGGGGGACTCCGTGAAGGTGGTGTGGTTCAGTCTCGTCCCCGGGTGA
- a CDS encoding DUF397 domain-containing protein translates to MEIIWRKSSRSADTGNCLEVAIQDGEVLIRESDNPAVIIRTSRAKLRAFIDGAAAGEFDDLA, encoded by the coding sequence GTGGAAATCATCTGGCGCAAGTCCTCCAGGTCCGCCGATACGGGCAACTGCCTGGAGGTCGCGATACAGGACGGCGAGGTCCTTATCCGCGAGAGCGACAACCCGGCCGTGATCATCCGGACCTCCCGAGCCAAGCTCAGGGCGTTCATCGACGGAGCCGCCGCAGGCGAGTTTGACGACCTCGCCTGA
- a CDS encoding Zn-dependent alcohol dehydrogenase has protein sequence MRGVVFDGKQAQVVGDLEVRDPGPGEVLVAIAAAGLCHSDLSVIDGTIPFPPPVVLGHEGAGVVEAVGPGVTHVAPGDHVSLSTLANCGACADCDRGRPTMCRRAIGMPGRPFSRGGQPLFQFASNSAFAERTLVKAVQAVKIPEDVPLTSAALIGCGVLTGVGAVLNRAKVGLGETVVVIGTGGIGLNVIQGARIAGASVIVAVDANPAKEAVARQFGATHFVDASAAGSLADTSAAVREILPTGADHAFECVGSVKLIRQAIDLLDRHGQAVLLGVPGFKEEASFLVSSMYLDKTIMGCRYGSSRPQRDIALYAELYRRGELLLDELVTEVYPVEDFAKAADDAHHGRVARGVLTF, from the coding sequence ATGAGGGGCGTCGTGTTCGACGGCAAGCAGGCCCAGGTGGTCGGGGACCTGGAGGTACGGGATCCGGGGCCGGGGGAGGTGCTGGTCGCGATCGCCGCTGCCGGGCTGTGCCACAGCGACCTGTCGGTGATCGACGGGACGATCCCCTTCCCGCCGCCGGTGGTGCTGGGGCACGAGGGGGCGGGGGTGGTCGAGGCGGTGGGGCCGGGTGTGACGCACGTGGCGCCGGGTGACCACGTGTCCCTGTCCACCCTCGCCAACTGCGGGGCCTGCGCGGACTGCGACCGGGGCCGGCCGACGATGTGCCGCAGGGCGATCGGGATGCCCGGCCGGCCGTTCTCGCGGGGCGGGCAGCCGCTGTTCCAGTTCGCGTCGAACTCGGCCTTCGCGGAACGGACCCTGGTCAAGGCCGTACAGGCGGTGAAGATCCCCGAGGACGTCCCGCTGACCTCGGCCGCGCTGATCGGATGCGGGGTGCTCACCGGGGTGGGGGCGGTGCTGAACCGGGCGAAGGTGGGGCTCGGGGAGACCGTCGTGGTCATCGGGACCGGCGGGATCGGGCTGAACGTGATCCAGGGCGCCCGGATCGCGGGGGCTTCGGTGATCGTCGCGGTGGACGCGAACCCGGCGAAGGAGGCGGTCGCGCGGCAGTTCGGGGCCACGCACTTCGTGGACGCGTCGGCGGCCGGGTCCCTCGCCGACACCTCGGCGGCCGTCCGCGAGATCCTGCCGACGGGCGCCGACCACGCCTTCGAGTGCGTGGGCAGCGTGAAGCTGATCCGGCAGGCGATCGACCTCCTGGACCGGCACGGGCAGGCGGTGCTGCTGGGGGTGCCGGGGTTCAAGGAGGAGGCGTCGTTCCTGGTCTCCTCGATGTACCTGGACAAGACGATCATGGGCTGCCGGTACGGGTCCTCACGCCCGCAGCGTGACATCGCGCTCTACGCCGAGCTGTACCGGCGGGGGGAGCTGCTGCTGGACGAGCTGGTGACGGAGGTCTACCCGGTGGAGGACTTCGCGAAGGCGGCGGACGACGCCCACCACGGGCGGGTGGCGCGGGGGGTGCTCACGTTCTGA
- a CDS encoding DUF397 domain-containing protein has translation MTTATPTPQDHTVAIRTGYWFEALCHHDAYDGPPELLDRTMLDTPEEAIRLIRLQIRTAHPFALSPTEVDRALAWADGGGRIQALAALHRRETAGFSIVLRDGLRPEWRVRPVDYLSLTRTHPTACAALTSRWPTRLSHTRHIGATLSSTHLPPNRTTGEGGMDESIAWQKSSFSGANGENCIELGRKDGRIVLRESDDPTQIVTTTPAKLAAFIEGVKAGEFDHLIP, from the coding sequence ATGACCACGGCCACGCCCACCCCCCAGGACCACACGGTGGCGATCCGGACCGGCTACTGGTTCGAGGCCCTGTGCCACCACGACGCCTACGACGGTCCCCCCGAACTCCTCGACCGCACCATGCTGGACACCCCCGAGGAGGCGATCCGCCTGATCCGGCTCCAGATCCGCACCGCCCACCCCTTCGCCCTCTCCCCCACGGAGGTGGACCGGGCCCTCGCCTGGGCCGACGGCGGCGGCCGCATCCAGGCCCTCGCCGCCCTCCACCGCCGCGAAACCGCCGGCTTCAGCATCGTCCTCCGCGACGGCCTCCGCCCCGAATGGCGCGTCCGCCCGGTCGACTACCTCTCCCTCACCCGCACCCATCCCACGGCCTGCGCCGCCTTGACTTCCAGGTGGCCGACAAGGCTCTCGCACACGAGGCATATCGGCGCCACGCTTAGCAGTACCCACCTGCCACCGAACCGGACGACAGGAGAAGGCGGAATGGACGAATCCATCGCCTGGCAGAAGTCCTCCTTCTCCGGGGCCAACGGCGAGAACTGCATCGAGCTCGGCCGCAAGGACGGCCGCATCGTTCTACGCGAAAGCGACGACCCGACGCAGATCGTCACCACCACCCCCGCCAAACTCGCCGCCTTCATCGAGGGCGTCAAGGCAGGCGAGTTCGACCACCTCATCCCCTGA
- a CDS encoding Scr1 family TA system antitoxin-like transcriptional regulator, whose translation MPPRKAPTARQRRLGSELRKIREHAGISMTDAASRLSTDRTNMSNVESGRFGVSSERVRTWARHYGCPDLEYVEALAAMADERGRGWWDDYRDELPASLLDLCELEHHAQALRSVQIMHMPGLLQTEDYARAVFEEAVPPMTPTDLRRHLSLRMRRRDVLDRKDTLSCSFLIHEAGLRMNFGGRHVTSHQLKYLLDQSERENVTVRVIPFEAGGFPNAGGPTLYAYGPVPQLDTVQTDIPTGSVLLDAETRLANYRAVLDRTEQRSYTPERSRDFIREMAQQL comes from the coding sequence ATGCCGCCAAGGAAAGCTCCAACCGCTCGGCAGCGCCGACTGGGTAGCGAGCTCCGCAAGATCCGGGAACACGCCGGCATCTCGATGACCGACGCCGCATCCCGACTGAGTACCGACCGGACCAACATGAGCAACGTCGAAAGCGGCCGCTTCGGCGTCAGTAGCGAGCGCGTGCGTACCTGGGCGAGGCACTACGGCTGCCCCGACCTGGAGTACGTGGAAGCCCTCGCAGCCATGGCCGACGAGCGCGGCCGGGGGTGGTGGGACGACTACCGCGACGAACTCCCGGCCAGCTTGCTCGACCTGTGCGAACTGGAGCACCACGCCCAGGCACTCCGCAGCGTGCAGATCATGCACATGCCCGGGCTGCTACAGACTGAGGACTACGCTCGCGCCGTGTTCGAGGAAGCAGTTCCTCCAATGACGCCGACGGACCTGCGACGCCACCTTTCACTCCGCATGCGACGCCGTGACGTACTCGACCGTAAAGACACGCTCAGCTGCAGTTTCCTGATCCACGAAGCCGGCCTGCGAATGAACTTCGGCGGCCGCCACGTGACCTCTCACCAGCTCAAGTACCTACTTGACCAGTCCGAGCGGGAGAACGTCACCGTCCGTGTGATCCCCTTCGAAGCCGGAGGCTTCCCCAACGCTGGGGGTCCGACTCTGTATGCGTACGGCCCGGTGCCCCAGCTGGACACCGTCCAGACCGACATTCCGACGGGCTCCGTGCTGCTCGACGCCGAGACTCGGCTCGCCAACTATCGGGCGGTGCTCGATCGGACGGAGCAGCGGTCGTACACCCCTGAACGGTCTCGCGATTTCATCCGCGAGATGGCGCAACAACTGTGA
- a CDS encoding acyl-CoA dehydrogenase family protein, with product MDFSFGAEAEELRGRARAWLTDHLVGPYEQAIGLGGPGSEHEGVGARRDWERELGRGGWIGTGWDAPAGAYGRRRLSLTGQVVWAEEYAAARAPARVGHIGENLLAPTLLAYGTLEQKDRFLPAIARGEELWCQGYSEPDAGSDLAGLRTAAVRDPADGRLRVTGQKIWTSLAREADWCFVLARTEAGSRRHHGLSFLLVRMDQPGRVEVRPIRQMSGTAEFNEVFFDGAVAEEVVGGEGNGWTVAMGLLALERGVSTLVQQIGFAAELERVVKAYAASGAPDPVLRERLVRQWAELRTMRWNALRTLGEAGDAGAPSVAKLLWGGWHRRLGELAVAVRGARATAGPGLWASGVPYELGLDEEQRLFLFTRADTIYGGSDEIQRNIIAERVLGLPKEPR from the coding sequence GTGGACTTCAGTTTCGGCGCCGAAGCCGAGGAGCTGCGCGGCCGCGCCCGCGCCTGGCTCACCGACCACCTCGTCGGCCCGTACGAGCAGGCCATAGGCCTCGGCGGCCCCGGCAGCGAACACGAGGGCGTCGGGGCCCGGCGCGACTGGGAACGTGAACTCGGCCGAGGCGGCTGGATCGGCACCGGCTGGGACGCCCCGGCCGGCGCCTACGGCCGCCGTCGGCTCTCCCTCACCGGGCAGGTGGTGTGGGCCGAGGAGTACGCCGCGGCGCGCGCCCCCGCCCGGGTCGGCCACATCGGCGAGAACCTTCTCGCCCCCACCCTCCTCGCCTACGGCACCCTGGAGCAGAAGGACCGCTTCCTGCCCGCGATCGCCCGCGGCGAGGAACTGTGGTGCCAGGGCTACAGCGAACCCGACGCCGGCTCCGACCTCGCCGGACTGCGCACCGCCGCCGTCCGGGACCCGGCGGACGGGCGGCTGCGCGTCACCGGCCAGAAGATCTGGACCTCCCTCGCCCGCGAGGCCGACTGGTGCTTCGTCCTCGCCCGCACCGAGGCCGGCTCGCGCCGCCACCACGGCCTGTCCTTCCTCCTCGTGCGGATGGACCAGCCCGGACGGGTCGAGGTCCGGCCGATCCGGCAGATGTCGGGGACGGCCGAGTTCAACGAGGTCTTCTTCGACGGGGCCGTGGCGGAGGAGGTCGTCGGCGGCGAGGGCAACGGCTGGACGGTGGCCATGGGGCTGCTCGCCCTGGAACGCGGGGTCTCCACCCTCGTCCAGCAGATCGGCTTCGCGGCGGAACTGGAACGCGTGGTCAAGGCGTACGCGGCTTCGGGTGCGCCCGACCCGGTGCTGCGCGAACGCCTCGTACGGCAGTGGGCCGAGCTGCGCACCATGCGGTGGAACGCCCTGCGCACCCTCGGGGAGGCCGGGGACGCCGGGGCGCCCAGCGTGGCCAAGCTGCTGTGGGGCGGCTGGCACCGGCGGCTCGGGGAGCTGGCGGTGGCCGTCCGGGGTGCGCGGGCCACGGCCGGGCCGGGGCTCTGGGCGAGCGGGGTCCCGTACGAACTCGGGCTCGACGAGGAGCAGCGCCTGTTCCTGTTCACCCGGGCCGACACGATCTACGGCGGCTCGGACGAGATCCAGCGGAACATCATCGCCGAGCGGGTGCTCGGCCTGCCTAAGGAGCCCAGATGA
- a CDS encoding SDR family oxidoreductase, with the protein MGNFLAGKVVAVTGAGRGIGRAVALAAAAEGAKVVVNDYGVGIEGNAPTSEVAEEVVKDILAAGGEAVAVADDISTMAGGQRIVDTALAQYGRLDGVVCVAGILRERMLFNMSEEEWDPVVATHLKGTFTVFRAASAVMRRQGSGTLIGFTSGNHAGSVAQANYSAAKGGIISLVRSAALGLNKYGVTANAVAPVARTRMSANVPMELKEIGEPEDVAALVTYLLSDRAKAEGITGQVYTIAGPKIAVWAQPRELRAGYAEGAWTPEKIADFLPGTVGTDPMPMLAQLEAMAKAAAAKDRPNA; encoded by the coding sequence GTGGGGAACTTCTTGGCAGGCAAGGTCGTGGCCGTCACCGGCGCCGGCCGGGGCATCGGCCGGGCCGTGGCGCTCGCCGCCGCCGCCGAGGGCGCCAAGGTCGTCGTCAACGACTACGGCGTCGGGATCGAGGGGAACGCGCCCACCAGTGAGGTGGCGGAGGAGGTGGTGAAGGACATCCTCGCGGCCGGGGGCGAGGCCGTCGCCGTCGCCGACGACATCTCCACCATGGCGGGCGGCCAGCGCATCGTCGACACCGCCCTCGCCCAGTACGGGCGCCTCGACGGGGTGGTGTGCGTCGCGGGCATCCTGCGCGAGCGGATGCTCTTCAACATGTCCGAGGAGGAGTGGGACCCCGTCGTCGCCACCCACCTGAAGGGCACCTTCACCGTGTTCCGCGCCGCCTCCGCCGTCATGCGGCGCCAGGGCTCCGGCACCCTCATCGGCTTCACCAGCGGCAACCACGCCGGCTCCGTCGCCCAGGCCAACTACAGCGCCGCCAAGGGCGGGATCATCTCCCTCGTCCGCAGCGCCGCCCTCGGCCTCAACAAGTACGGGGTCACCGCCAACGCCGTCGCCCCCGTCGCCCGCACCCGGATGTCCGCCAACGTGCCCATGGAGCTCAAGGAGATCGGCGAGCCCGAGGACGTCGCCGCGCTCGTGACCTACCTGCTCAGCGACCGCGCCAAGGCCGAGGGCATCACCGGGCAGGTCTACACGATCGCCGGACCGAAGATCGCCGTCTGGGCCCAGCCCCGCGAACTGCGCGCCGGGTATGCCGAAGGGGCCTGGACCCCCGAGAAGATCGCCGACTTCCTCCCCGGCACCGTCGGCACCGACCCGATGCCGATGCTCGCCCAGCTCGAAGCCATGGCCAAGGCGGCCGCCGCCAAGGACCGCCCGAACGCGTAG
- a CDS encoding dihydrofolate reductase family protein has protein sequence MRKLTYYVATTLDGFIAGPDGADPTGPQGFWPITEDYVQHLVAEYPETLPVQARQALSVTAEGTHFDTVLEGRRSYEIGLAAGITDAYPHLRHVVFSRTMTESPDPAVELVADDPVATVRELKQQDGKGIWLVGGAELAGALYSEIDTLILKVGPLTIGEGIPLFSRKAVFDPCTWTLADHTVLKSGAVFLTYTRAPAVNRKWISSAE, from the coding sequence ATGCGCAAGCTCACCTACTACGTGGCCACCACCCTCGACGGCTTCATAGCGGGACCGGACGGCGCGGACCCGACCGGCCCGCAGGGCTTCTGGCCCATCACGGAGGACTACGTACAGCACCTCGTGGCCGAGTACCCGGAGACCCTTCCCGTCCAGGCCCGGCAGGCACTGTCCGTCACGGCGGAGGGAACGCACTTCGACACCGTGCTGGAGGGGCGGCGCAGCTACGAGATCGGCCTGGCGGCCGGCATCACCGACGCCTACCCCCACCTGCGTCACGTGGTGTTCTCCCGGACCATGACCGAAAGCCCGGACCCGGCCGTCGAACTGGTCGCCGACGACCCGGTGGCGACCGTGCGCGAACTCAAGCAGCAGGACGGCAAGGGCATCTGGCTGGTCGGCGGCGCGGAGCTCGCGGGCGCCCTGTACTCCGAGATCGACACGCTGATCCTCAAGGTCGGCCCGCTGACCATCGGCGAGGGAATCCCGCTGTTCTCCCGGAAGGCCGTCTTCGACCCGTGCACCTGGACACTCGCGGACCACACGGTCCTCAAGAGCGGCGCGGTCTTCCTCACCTACACACGTGCCCCGGCCGTGAATAGAAAATGGATCTCGAGCGCTGAATGA
- a CDS encoding polymorphic toxin-type HINT domain-containing protein, which translates to MNQRLSQKIVTFFTVLCLAIGSGVGTAAAAGPPEREPTLLEIAAKVEQYSKCRQKPLLQRPQCRKDFALRSAEIALAVGLFLYVSMPAMKDNGAAFTGVKKELGALVDQLKPLLDEANHENADPERRREIFRQVATTYKAARPNLDKIRADMIAVSRMLDVTGDLSPELLAAFTVIAGDYFPKEKEKPIEPPKGGPSWDIWADLKELGKAVDQINAGLAQMNEALDEMNDTMVVVNESIDGINKGLDQANRGMDQLNAGVGQMNEGLGQVNTSVADFNKAADSILVPDLKFDFDFSHVGESIGAAKTPEQAAAQDEQDRRMGMLLDLLPGISDGKGVIDALTGKDMVTGEHLSPVDRALGATVVLKWLKYGGKLVPEDIRAARRGRKVPCKTNSFPAGTLVLRGDGTAAPIQQIKIGDAVLATDPATGATGPRRVDSTIYTPDDRDFTRITLGPGAGRGSLTATAHHPFWSTKSKQWTDAGDLNVGDTLRTADGSTVEIATVTRWKGLQPAYNLTVNDLHTYYVLAGSTPVLVHNASCDFIPGDIPDASAIDRGSLVKLREKQLENALEGLGEDPHGFKADWVGKNNVSRFDAVRDGDGRIVLMSKDGKILVPTNYRFRP; encoded by the coding sequence ATGAACCAGCGTCTATCGCAGAAGATCGTCACCTTTTTCACCGTCCTATGTCTGGCCATCGGCTCGGGCGTGGGAACGGCTGCGGCGGCTGGGCCTCCTGAGCGTGAGCCCACGCTCCTGGAGATCGCCGCCAAGGTGGAGCAGTACTCGAAGTGCAGGCAGAAGCCGCTGCTTCAGCGACCGCAGTGCCGCAAGGACTTCGCCCTCCGGTCGGCCGAGATTGCCCTGGCCGTAGGCCTCTTCCTGTACGTTTCCATGCCGGCGATGAAGGACAACGGGGCCGCCTTCACCGGGGTGAAGAAGGAGCTCGGAGCGCTCGTCGACCAGCTGAAGCCCCTGCTGGACGAGGCGAACCATGAGAACGCCGACCCCGAGAGGCGGCGCGAGATATTCCGGCAGGTCGCCACGACGTACAAGGCAGCCAGGCCGAATCTGGACAAGATCCGGGCCGACATGATCGCGGTGTCGCGGATGCTCGACGTAACCGGAGACCTGTCTCCCGAACTCCTCGCCGCCTTCACCGTCATCGCCGGAGACTATTTCCCGAAGGAGAAGGAGAAGCCCATCGAGCCGCCCAAGGGCGGTCCGTCCTGGGACATATGGGCTGATCTCAAGGAGTTGGGCAAGGCCGTCGATCAGATCAACGCCGGCCTCGCTCAGATGAACGAGGCGCTCGACGAGATGAACGACACCATGGTCGTCGTCAACGAGAGCATCGACGGCATCAACAAGGGGCTGGATCAGGCCAATCGGGGTATGGACCAGCTCAACGCGGGCGTGGGCCAGATGAACGAGGGCCTGGGGCAGGTCAACACCTCCGTAGCCGACTTCAACAAGGCTGCGGACAGCATCCTCGTGCCAGACCTCAAGTTCGACTTCGACTTCTCTCACGTGGGTGAGAGCATCGGGGCCGCGAAGACGCCCGAGCAGGCCGCTGCACAGGACGAGCAGGACCGCAGGATGGGGATGCTCCTCGATCTCCTCCCCGGCATCAGCGACGGCAAGGGGGTCATCGACGCTCTCACCGGCAAGGACATGGTGACTGGTGAACACCTGAGTCCCGTAGACCGCGCCCTCGGCGCGACCGTGGTGCTGAAGTGGCTCAAGTACGGCGGCAAGCTCGTCCCCGAGGACATCCGCGCGGCCCGTCGGGGGCGCAAGGTCCCGTGCAAGACGAACAGCTTCCCCGCCGGGACCCTCGTGCTGAGGGGTGACGGCACGGCTGCCCCCATCCAGCAGATCAAGATCGGTGACGCCGTCCTCGCCACCGATCCCGCGACAGGTGCGACCGGACCGCGCCGCGTCGACTCCACCATCTACACTCCCGACGACCGGGACTTCACCCGCATCACTCTCGGCCCTGGGGCAGGGCGAGGATCGCTGACCGCCACCGCTCACCACCCCTTCTGGTCGACGAAATCCAAGCAGTGGACCGATGCGGGCGACCTCAACGTCGGCGACACCCTCCGCACTGCCGATGGCAGCACTGTCGAGATCGCCACGGTCACACGCTGGAAGGGCCTACAACCTGCCTACAACCTGACCGTCAATGACCTCCACACCTACTACGTGCTGGCGGGCAGCACGCCCGTGCTGGTCCACAACGCGTCGTGTGACTTCATCCCCGGGGACATCCCGGATGCGTCGGCCATCGACCGCGGATCGTTGGTCAAGCTCAGGGAGAAGCAACTCGAGAATGCTCTTGAGGGGCTCGGTGAGGATCCGCACGGCTTCAAGGCCGACTGGGTCGGGAAGAACAACGTGTCGCGGTTCGACGCCGTGCGCGACGGGGATGGCAGGATCGTGCTCATGAGCAAGGACGGGAAGATCCTCGTTCCGACGAATTACAGGTTCCGGCCGTGA
- a CDS encoding DUF397 domain-containing protein: MDTRIPWQKSSKSADTGDCLEAAAHHGQILIRESDDPMQIVTTTPAKLAAFIEGVKAGEFDHLIS, encoded by the coding sequence ATGGACACGCGCATCCCCTGGCAGAAGTCCTCCAAGTCCGCCGACACGGGCGACTGCCTGGAAGCCGCCGCCCACCACGGCCAGATCCTGATCCGCGAAAGCGACGACCCGATGCAGATCGTCACCACCACCCCCGCCAAACTCGCCGCCTTCATCGAGGGCGTCAAGGCAGGCGAGTTCGACCACCTCATCTCCTGA
- a CDS encoding DUF4279 domain-containing protein: MSGFRMYLRVVSESLQPAEVSERLGVEPDEATSIGSRRRPQSPPRSQSTWIRHASTEAGARPEHLEPVVLGWGPDLAASLGRLVDSGEAAVSLVLVQEIRDLEDPQQKGIFLGPDLMAWVGAARASLDIDQYIYHECGDATDLGGQ; this comes from the coding sequence GTGAGCGGGTTCCGGATGTATCTCAGGGTGGTCAGCGAGTCCCTCCAGCCGGCGGAGGTCTCGGAGAGGCTGGGGGTGGAGCCCGACGAGGCGACCTCGATCGGAAGCCGTCGGCGTCCTCAGTCGCCTCCGCGGTCCCAGTCGACCTGGATCCGGCACGCTTCGACGGAGGCGGGGGCCAGGCCGGAGCACTTGGAGCCCGTGGTGCTCGGGTGGGGGCCGGACCTTGCCGCCAGCCTGGGCCGGCTGGTCGATTCCGGGGAGGCCGCCGTCTCGCTGGTCCTGGTCCAGGAGATCCGTGACCTTGAAGACCCCCAGCAGAAGGGCATCTTCCTCGGTCCCGACCTGATGGCGTGGGTCGGCGCGGCCCGCGCCTCTCTCGACATCGATCAGTACATCTACCACGAATGCGGCGACGCTACGGATCTCGGAGGCCAGTAG
- a CDS encoding DUF3592 domain-containing protein — translation MKRTYEHARTGWTTTTGWLMLASALGAVVCSLAGVSPYPPLTVEIALAGASTAFAVCWAVASYLAGRRPPKVSLTKAPPTPAPRRQGRVLRYLLSFGVPFATAAALVVAATGSSEDGKRTERLERAGYDLHRAEIVRLTGEPDHTAATDDRDGYYETDVVLRVPYDDGPREVPVKAVYTKDAPAPGSAVDVYFAPAHPEVGVGTRSVFRRSAPLLTVGLCALLGPWLIIAGASVKSELSRAALRRLRRFEPATHLPALAILLLGVLALLPVALETEVAGFSRLWTVLAVPAPVLALLWVARRA, via the coding sequence ATGAAGAGGACGTACGAACACGCGCGCACCGGGTGGACGACCACCACGGGATGGCTGATGCTGGCGAGCGCCCTGGGCGCGGTCGTCTGCAGCCTGGCCGGGGTGAGCCCGTACCCGCCCCTGACCGTCGAGATCGCCCTCGCCGGCGCCTCCACCGCCTTCGCCGTCTGCTGGGCCGTGGCCTCGTACCTGGCCGGCCGCAGACCGCCGAAGGTGTCACTGACCAAGGCCCCGCCGACCCCCGCACCGCGCCGCCAGGGCCGCGTGCTGCGCTACCTGCTCTCCTTCGGCGTCCCGTTCGCCACCGCGGCCGCGCTCGTCGTCGCCGCCACCGGTTCCAGCGAGGACGGCAAGCGCACCGAGCGCCTGGAGCGGGCCGGGTACGACCTCCACCGGGCCGAGATCGTCCGGCTGACCGGCGAGCCGGACCACACCGCTGCGACCGACGACCGCGACGGCTACTACGAGACGGACGTGGTCCTGCGCGTCCCCTACGACGACGGGCCCCGCGAGGTCCCCGTGAAGGCCGTCTACACGAAGGACGCTCCTGCACCGGGCTCGGCCGTGGACGTGTACTTCGCCCCCGCCCACCCCGAGGTCGGCGTCGGCACCCGCTCCGTCTTCCGCCGCTCGGCGCCACTGCTCACAGTAGGCCTCTGCGCTCTCCTCGGCCCCTGGTTGATCATCGCGGGCGCCTCTGTGAAATCGGAGCTGTCCCGGGCTGCCCTGCGGCGGCTCCGCCGCTTCGAGCCCGCCACCCACCTGCCCGCGCTCGCCATCCTGCTCCTCGGCGTCCTCGCTCTGCTGCCGGTGGCTCTGGAGACCGAGGTCGCGGGTTTCAGCCGCCTGTGGACCGTCCTCGCCGTCCCGGCCCCGGTCCTCGCCCTCCTGTGGGTGGCCCGGCGCGCGTGA